Proteins co-encoded in one Candidatus Dependentiae bacterium genomic window:
- a CDS encoding AAA family ATPase, which produces MMTLKSFLFTVLCFSITSTSIKPDLIDDVYNNPGTCTAGIVFLVSAYKNLTNPSLSRSGIAKITTMLTSGGYLAYKYKKILELIFFLDVKLRLLGVPSKNIPPLKRILKRINQFERDTLLKHLKSFPFNPNPQDTLYSDNANVREALEKNSFFSQDCVNQVVNTLALNEKLSLEERRTLILTTPRSHPAGKIAKEIAKALGKPYIVINFAKDMWRSSLLGRPDMGFGEHGRLFEAFAKAGTESCVLIFKNIHVLSEDEVTALINCCTKKTTPVIDRSTEIEIPFKHALSIIINEKNKLSDTFFFQYNDFFKNILVREYSDQERTGIIQSIIIPELITLYSLPEFIEKTLYESTPALVELWKKTNQSFKNCKRIIRKITFDYILNPEKKSLSEDELAWYFKEQETIEDYTSPEIPEHFQKSIKIKLSDALANGNLYKHYIEQYPFKKEQIPAIKKESAKKILRQNIVGMKKTQQEMLTLLIANSISTPEHKKAICFVGLAGTGKTHCAQALADATLRQSFLIDFSSIANLPGDPTNVAGAEPSDFFKAFCTTQSRAPAIILDNIDKASKINLLFMEKALNPHKNFAYPDQFSGFEMDLSNVFFIATAKDLSEIPSSMLQYMEIINLEGYSFEEKINIAEKKLLPSAISSRYLSNSNAADIYCEIAACITEICSIVAPSEKGLNQLSRAINSLVLQEVVSLFTNNTTLNLTPDNLRSFIPPVLSAYTLNPAEDITAYCNDVIKSLDITPEQFKKIENHIIALKPWRGGNSITLLYMEWIRKFPFNKYANEQKSLEFARNQLDKTHFGLQQVKNLILDFLAGSFVAAETTISKNICFIGGPGIGKTTFAESIAKALNRPFVRIPIESIKSLTGVIGEHEMFGEGPGAIGKALCTTECLNPVILLDEIDKACPNVQYQLLEILDPAQNKTIKDGFLGLDIDASKILFIASANDLSSLSHALRDRLHKIELSPYGKAERVGIAQNMIVPDIIKEFKFNAEVAGHLYGMIDDLVETTLITEYGVRNLKRFLYIAANKYARLIIEKKPLTRLSVVDILKDQYPDLLQLKNDPAAIPATVPLIGVVNGMCAGRSDGGGLHKTQASIIPGGSGNLIKNELGGQTAQASQVQSLMFIKNFAEKYQINRELLSTSDFAIIKQHYEEFDGPSAGIAQTVALISALTKRAVKPGYAVTGAIDALGNLLPVGGYREKILGTARTGITNFIVPECARETMEALKQQFTGLTIILVKTIDEALDILLEK; this is translated from the coding sequence CTGGTATTGTATTTTTAGTTTCCGCATATAAAAACCTCACCAACCCATCTCTCTCTCGGTCTGGAATTGCGAAAATTACAACAATGCTTACATCTGGAGGATATCTTGCTTACAAATACAAAAAAATCTTAGAACTTATTTTTTTTCTGGATGTCAAACTCAGGCTGCTAGGTGTTCCTTCAAAAAACATTCCTCCTCTCAAAAGAATTCTTAAACGAATTAATCAATTTGAACGCGACACATTGCTAAAACATTTAAAAAGTTTTCCATTCAACCCAAATCCCCAAGATACGCTCTACAGCGATAATGCTAACGTCAGAGAAGCACTCGAAAAAAATAGTTTCTTTTCGCAAGATTGCGTCAATCAAGTTGTAAACACTCTTGCCCTTAACGAAAAACTCTCCCTGGAAGAACGAAGAACGCTCATTCTTACAACCCCTCGATCTCACCCTGCTGGAAAAATCGCCAAAGAAATCGCAAAAGCTCTTGGTAAACCATACATCGTTATTAATTTTGCCAAAGACATGTGGCGTTCATCTCTTCTTGGCAGACCCGACATGGGATTTGGAGAACATGGACGATTATTTGAAGCATTTGCAAAAGCAGGTACCGAATCATGTGTGCTTATTTTCAAAAATATACACGTACTCTCAGAAGATGAAGTAACAGCTCTCATAAACTGCTGCACAAAAAAAACAACCCCTGTAATTGATCGCAGCACCGAAATCGAAATTCCCTTTAAACATGCACTTTCGATAATCATTAATGAAAAAAATAAACTTTCGGACACTTTTTTCTTTCAATACAACGATTTTTTCAAAAACATTTTAGTACGCGAATACTCCGATCAGGAACGCACCGGCATCATTCAAAGCATCATAATTCCAGAACTTATCACCCTGTACTCACTGCCGGAATTTATCGAAAAAACATTATACGAATCAACTCCAGCTCTCGTTGAACTATGGAAAAAAACAAATCAGTCGTTTAAAAATTGCAAACGAATTATTCGAAAAATAACATTTGATTACATTCTTAATCCTGAAAAAAAATCTCTTTCCGAAGACGAGCTTGCTTGGTATTTCAAAGAACAAGAAACCATCGAAGACTACACCTCGCCAGAAATTCCAGAGCACTTTCAGAAATCAATTAAAATTAAACTTTCTGATGCACTTGCCAACGGGAACCTGTATAAACACTACATCGAACAATATCCATTCAAAAAAGAACAAATCCCGGCTATTAAAAAAGAATCCGCAAAAAAAATCTTACGCCAAAATATTGTTGGGATGAAAAAAACACAGCAAGAAATGCTTACCCTGCTCATTGCAAACTCAATTTCAACACCTGAGCACAAAAAAGCTATTTGCTTTGTGGGTCTTGCGGGCACCGGAAAAACTCACTGCGCTCAAGCACTCGCCGACGCAACGCTCAGACAGTCATTTCTTATCGATTTTTCAAGCATCGCAAATCTTCCTGGTGACCCAACCAACGTTGCAGGCGCAGAACCAAGTGATTTCTTTAAAGCATTTTGCACCACTCAATCACGAGCACCGGCAATTATTCTTGATAACATCGACAAAGCAAGCAAGATTAACTTGCTCTTTATGGAAAAAGCCTTAAATCCCCATAAAAATTTTGCGTACCCCGATCAATTTTCTGGATTTGAAATGGATCTTTCGAATGTTTTTTTTATCGCAACCGCAAAAGACTTGTCAGAAATTCCTTCATCAATGCTTCAATACATGGAAATTATCAACCTGGAAGGCTACTCGTTTGAAGAAAAAATTAATATCGCAGAAAAAAAATTATTACCAAGCGCAATCTCAAGCAGATACCTCAGTAACTCAAACGCCGCTGATATTTATTGCGAAATAGCTGCATGCATCACAGAAATTTGTTCAATTGTAGCTCCGTCAGAAAAAGGATTAAATCAGCTAAGCAGAGCAATCAATTCGCTCGTGCTTCAAGAAGTTGTAAGCCTCTTTACAAACAACACAACGCTCAACCTTACTCCGGACAATCTACGCTCATTCATTCCACCGGTACTCAGTGCGTATACACTCAACCCCGCAGAAGATATCACCGCATATTGCAATGATGTCATAAAAAGTCTTGATATCACACCCGAACAATTCAAAAAAATCGAAAATCACATTATCGCTCTTAAACCATGGCGAGGGGGAAATTCAATCACCTTGCTCTACATGGAATGGATTCGTAAATTTCCCTTCAACAAATACGCAAATGAACAAAAGTCTCTCGAATTTGCACGCAACCAACTTGATAAAACACACTTTGGACTCCAGCAAGTAAAAAATCTCATTTTAGATTTTTTAGCAGGGTCATTTGTTGCTGCCGAAACAACCATCAGTAAAAATATTTGTTTTATTGGTGGACCGGGCATCGGAAAAACTACCTTTGCTGAATCAATCGCAAAAGCGCTCAATAGACCCTTTGTACGCATTCCAATCGAATCGATCAAAAGTCTGACTGGAGTTATCGGAGAACATGAAATGTTTGGTGAAGGGCCAGGAGCTATCGGAAAAGCATTGTGCACAACCGAATGCTTAAACCCTGTAATTTTGCTCGACGAAATCGATAAAGCATGTCCAAATGTGCAATATCAATTACTGGAAATTCTCGATCCTGCACAAAATAAAACCATTAAAGATGGCTTTTTGGGGCTTGATATCGATGCATCAAAAATTTTATTCATCGCTTCTGCCAACGATCTTTCGAGTCTTTCGCACGCATTGCGCGATCGCTTACACAAAATCGAACTCTCACCATACGGAAAAGCAGAACGTGTTGGAATTGCCCAAAACATGATTGTCCCTGACATCATAAAAGAATTTAAATTTAATGCCGAAGTTGCAGGCCATCTGTATGGCATGATCGACGACTTGGTAGAAACAACACTCATCACCGAATATGGCGTACGTAACCTCAAACGATTCTTGTACATCGCAGCAAACAAATATGCGCGATTAATTATCGAGAAAAAACCACTCACCAGGCTTTCGGTCGTAGACATACTCAAAGACCAATATCCAGATCTTTTGCAACTCAAAAACGATCCTGCTGCAATTCCAGCAACCGTTCCGCTTATTGGTGTGGTAAATGGCATGTGCGCTGGCAGATCCGATGGTGGGGGGCTTCACAAAACACAAGCCTCAATTATCCCTGGTGGCAGTGGCAACCTTATTAAAAATGAACTTGGTGGCCAAACAGCCCAGGCATCACAAGTACAATCACTCATGTTTATTAAAAATTTTGCAGAAAAATATCAGATCAATCGTGAATTACTTTCAACATCTGATTTTGCAATTATCAAACAACATTACGAAGAATTTGATGGCCCTTCTGCAGGAATCGCACAAACAGTTGCGCTCATTTCTGCTCTCACCAAACGTGCGGTAAAACCTGGATATGCCGTCACCGGGGCAATCGATGCACTGGGCAACTTACTCCCCGTCGGTGGATACCGAGAAAAAATTTTGGGCACCGCACGCACGGGAATTACCAATTTCATCGTCCCAGAATGCGCCCGGGAAACGATGGAAGCGCTCAAACAACAATTTACTGGACTTACCATTATTTTGGTAAAAACAATCGATGAAGCCCTAGATATCTTGCTCGAGAAATAA